A genomic stretch from Helianthus annuus cultivar XRQ/B chromosome 1, HanXRQr2.0-SUNRISE, whole genome shotgun sequence includes:
- the LOC110930867 gene encoding GDSL esterase/lipase At5g45670 — translation MVTTTQILVFLMVASTLRANGDPQVPCYFIFGDSLLDNGNNNRLLTEAKVNFPPYGIDFPDGPTGRFSNGRNTADVIAQLLGFDKFIPPFATAKGGEIVTGVNYASGAAGIRAETGQHLGGRISLDKQIKNHWITILRLAFLIGKGSLVETKKYLNKCIYTVGMGNNDYINNYFLPKYYKTSSVYTPEQYAQALIEQYSRQLQDLYESGARMFGIFAAGYSGCTPGIMNEFGMNSCVDEVNSAVMLFNSHLNTTINDLNNKLVDAKFILLDGSFEYPNDLNVTDTPCCAVSSTSGKGQCAPNQVPCSNRQNYYFWDAFHPTERVNVLAGAKAYETLSSFYTSKTIVLSKEKETGYISEA, via the exons ATGGTGACCACCACTCAAATCTTGGTGTTTCTAATGGTTGCATCCACACTACGAGCTAACGGCGACCCTCAAGTCCCATGTTACTTCATATTTGGCGATTCTTTATTGGATAACGGCAACAACAACCGCCTTCTCACCGAAGCAAAAGTTAACTTCCCACCGTATGGGATCGACTTCCCAGACGGCCCCACCGGCCGGTTTTCCAATGGCCGAAACACCGCAGATGTTATTG CTCAACTACTTGGGTTCGATAAGTTCATCCCGCCTTTCGCAACCGCAAAAGGTGGGGAAATCGTAACTGGGGTAAATTATGCATCTGGGGCAGCTGGAATTCGAGCTGAAACTGGACAACATTTG GGTGGTCGAATAAGCTTGGATAAGCAAATAAAAAACCACTGGATCACAATTTTACGACTCGCCTTCTTGATTGGAAAGGGAAGTCTCGTTGAAACAAAAAAATACCTTAACAAGTGTATATACACTGTCGGAATGGGTAACAACGACTATATTAACAACTACTTCCTTCCAAAATACTATAAGACGAGTAGTGTATATACACCCGAACAATATGCGCAAGCTCTTATCGAACAATATTCTCGACAGCTTCAG GATTTGTACGAAAGTGGAGCTAGAATGTTTGGGATCTTTGCGGCTGGTTATTCGGGTTGTACCCCAGGGATCATGAACGAGTTTGGCATGAACTCATGTGTGGATGAGGTTAATAGCGCAGTCATGTTATTTAACTCCCATCTCAATACGACCATAAATGATCTAAACAACAAACTCGTTGATGCGAAGTTCATCTTACTCGACGGTTCCTTTGAGTATCCTAATG ACTTAAATGTCACTGATACACCATGTTGCGCGGTTTCAAGCACTAGTGGCAAAGGACAATGCGCTCCAAATCAAGTACCGTGTAGCAATAGGCAAAACTATTATTTCTGGGACGCGTTTCATCCGACTGAGAGGGTTAATGTTCTTGCTGGAGCAAAGGCGTATGAAACACTTTCTTCATTTTACACTTCCAAGACTATTGTATTGTCTAAGGAAAAAGAAACTGGCTACATCAGTGAAGCATAA